A stretch of Camelina sativa cultivar DH55 chromosome 18, Cs, whole genome shotgun sequence DNA encodes these proteins:
- the LOC104763367 gene encoding B3 domain-containing protein At5g38490-like, which translates to MEKTKYSSPNFDHHEYESSHGFRKKNNVVVVEKKIARRVSSTFSRGRKDRTSLVNMRYTQQNPNGTSMMSSSSSLDDHETKNTQNPSFLDAELLRAKKGKSKIVCEDYDYRRESDEATRLFEKNMKRLVRRNLADLDGSSSSFLNLRCYNYPSLLLGYKTAMSEKTEANDPSYEPCLKENTTSRKRRAVKQKKSGNFKKAKVVSFPTRTDTEAPEWIFQVMRRMRADVANPLLIFERCLTPTDVKSAQSRLLVPFQQLIRNEFLTPGESRAIDETIGVGTILVNQRCEKWGLRFKLWPMEKETGHGTLNYALNWGWNDVVKGNNLKAKDKISLWTFRCRGVLCFALETC; encoded by the exons atggaaaaaacaaaatactctAGCCCTAAT TTCGATCACCATGAGTATGAATCATCTCACGGATTCAG GAAGAAGAACAACGTCGTCGTCGTGGAGAAGAAGATAGCGAGAAGAGTTTCTTCTACCTTTTCCCGAGGAAGAAAAGATCGTACGTCTTTGGTGAATATGAGATACacacaacaaaaccctaatggGACTTCtatgatgtcttcttcttcatcgctcgATGATCACGAGacgaaaaacacacaaaaccctagttttttagATGCAGAGCTACTACGTGCAAAGAAGGGAAAATCTAAGATTGTCTGTGAAGATTACGACTACCGCCGAGAGAGTGATGAGGCGACGAGACTCTTTGAGAAGAACATGAAGAGATTGGTACGACGAAACTTGGCTGATCTTGATGGGTCGTCCTCATCGTTCCTGAACCTTCGTTGTTATAATTACCCTTCGTTACTCCTCGGTTACAAAACGGCTATGTCTGAGAAGACAGAGGCGAACGACCCTAGTTACGAACCATGCCTAAAGGAGAACACAACAAGCCGCAAGAGGCGTGCCgtgaaacagaagaagagtgGTAACTTCAAGAAAGCAAAGGTTGTTTCTTTCCCAACGAGGACGGATACAGAGGCACCGGAGTGGATTTTTCAGGTGATGAGAAGAATGAGAGCTGATGTCGCAAACCCTTTGCTGATCTTTGAGAGGTGTCTAACACCGACTGATGTGAAATCAGCCCAGAGCCGTCTCTTAGTGCCATTCCAGCAGCTAATCAGAAACGAATTCTTGACGCCAGGGGAGTCTCGAGCCATAGATGAGACTATCGGTGTGGGAACGATTCTTGTGAACCAAAGATGTGAAAAGTGGGGTTTGCGTTTTAAGCTATGGCCGATGGAGAAGGAAACTGGACATGGAACCTTAAATTACGCTTTGAACTGGGGCTGGAACGATGTCGTCAAGGGTAACAACTTAAAAGCCAAGGACAAGATCAGTCTTTGGACTTTCAGGTGCCGTGGAGTACTCTGCTTTGCTCTTGAGACATGCTAA
- the LOC104761129 gene encoding ceramide kinase, translated as MEEAHDDDDSSFPDSGGNVDRDGGLLSGCFFLDHVGEVLLSRNHDGLSWRCLDATDCEGTTCLGIGNSQDCKTEIKFSDIYAVEFLNYGLLHTPKSGLRHAKDCFRERLLNSQEMYRFTVHGFQSSPKEPCLWKLAEFTFGHMDLQTCQSWMDQLNYSLIKEVDRPRNLLVFVHPKSGKGNGSKVWETVSKIFIRAKVTTKVITTERAGHAFDVMTSIQNKELHSYDGIIAVGGDGFFNEILNGYLLPRLKVPLPPSPSEIFNSVRSSGSSSVPEQGDAVHETDQKEQYPLLPDSVQEFMNFRTVNGSCEVPDHPFSGERPRFGLIPAGSTDAIVICTTGARDPVTSALHIILGRKIFLDAMQVVRWKTASTSTIEPFIRYAASFAGYGFYGDVISESEKYRWMGPKRYDYVGTKIFLKHRSYEAEVMFEEAESENGKASPHTRSKTWPFRSTTRSEKILCRAKCSICNNKAEDGNNIHTTPISYPENTRWCRTKGRFLSIGAAVMSNRNERAPDGLVVDAHLSDGFLHLILIKDCSRPKYLWHLTELAKRGGEPLNFEFVEYHKTRAFTFTSFGEESVWNLDGEIFEAHHLSAQVLRGLIPLFASGPEI; from the exons ATGGAGGAAgctcatgatgatgatgattctagTTTTCCTGATTCCGGGGGTAACGTAGATCGCGACGGTGGGTTATTGAGCGGTTGTTTTTTCTTGGATCACGTTGGCGAAGTTTTGCTCTCTAGGAATCATGATGGTTTATCCTGGAGATGTTTGGATGCTACAGATTGT GAGGGAACGACTTGTTTAGGAATTGGAAATTCTCAAGATTGCAAAACTGAGATCAAATTCTCTGATATTTATGCTGTTGAGTTTCTAAACTATGGATTGTTGCATACTCCAAAGTCTGGACTTAGACATGCCAAAGATTGTTTCCGGGAACGCTTGCTAAATTCTCAagag ATGTATCGGTTCACTGTTCACGGATTTCAAAGTTCACCAAAGGAGCCTTGTCTTTGGAAACTTGCCGAGTTCACTTTTGGTCATATGGATTTGCAGACGTGTCAGAGTTGGATGGATCAGTTGAATTACTCTTTGATCAAGGAAGTCGATAGACCAAGAAATCTTTTG GTTTTCGTACATCCAAAAAGTGGCAAAGGAAATGGCTCCAAGGTTTGGGAAACTGTTTCCAAGATCTTCATCCGCGCTAAAGTTACTACCAAG GTGATTACAACAGAACGAGCAGGACATGCATTTGATGTAATGACATCTATTCAAAATAAAGAGCTCCATTCGTATGATGGCATCATAGCTGTT GGTGGGGATGGTTTCTTCAATGAAATCCTTAATGGATATCTTTTACCGAGACTTAAAGTCCCTCTCCCTCCAAGTCCTTCAGAGATTTTCAATTCTGTTCGAAGTAGCGGTAGCTCCTCAGTTCCAGAACAAGGAGATGCAGTTCATGAGACTGACCAAAAGGAACAATATCCTCTTCTTCCTGATTCAGTTCAAGAGTTCATGAATTTCA GGACCGTCAATGGCTCATGTGAAG TTCCTGATCATCCCTTCAGTGGTGAAAGGCCAAGATTCGGCCTCATCCCGGCAGGTTCAACTGATGCTATAGTGATatg CACCACAGGAGCTCGTGATCCTGTAACATCTGCGCTGCATATCATTCTAGGTAGAAAGATCTTTCTAGATGCAATGCAGGTTGTGCGGTGGAAAACGGCATCAACCTCGACGATTGAACCTTTTATTCGTTATGCAGCCTCATTTGCTGG ATACGGGTTTTATGGCGATGTCATTTCAGAAAGTGAAAAGTATCGGTGGATGGGTCCCAAGCGCTATGATTATGTTGGAACTAAGATATTCTTGAAGCACAG ATCATATGAGGCAGAGGTGATGTTTGAAGAAGCCGAATCAGAAAATGGTAAAGCTTCCCCACACACGCGGAGTAAAACGTGGCCATTTCGAAGTACCACAAGATCAGAGAAAATACTATGTCGTGCAAAATGCAGCATTTGTAACAATAAGGCTGAGGATGGAAATAATATACACACAACACCTATCTCGTATCCAGAAAACACAAGGTGGTGTAGAACAAAAGGGAGGTTTCTGAGTATAGGTGCTGCAGTGATGTCAAACCGAAATGAAAGAGCACCTGATGGTCTTGTCGTGGATGCACACCTCTCAGACGGTTTCCTTCATCTCATACTCATAAAAGATTGTTCTCGTCCCAAATACTTATG GCACCTTACCGAACTTGCGAAAAGAGGTGGAGAACCTTTGAACTTTGAGTTTGTGGAATATCATAAg ACGCGAGCTTTCACGTTTACATCATTTGGGGAAGAGAGTGTTTGGAATTTGGACGGAGAGATCTTTGAGGCTCACCATTTATCAGCTCAAGTCTTGCGTGGCCTTATACCTCTGTTCGCGTCTGGTCCAGAGATATAA